The genomic interval TCCCCTGCCCTGCACGCCCTGACCCCATTCTCCTCCAGTAAGTCAGTGGGATCTGATAAGTAAATCacattacaacatggatgaaacttgggGACATTctgctaagtgagataagccagtcacaaaatgaCAGCTAatacatgattccacttatgtgaggtaGTCAAATCCCAGAAAGCAGCATGCCAGTTGCTGAGGAGAAAGAGGGATGGGGAGTTGTGTTTaatgggtacaaagtttcagtgtGGGAAGATGAAAGAGTTCTTGAGATGAATGGAGGTGATGGTTGTGTAACAATGTAAAGGTACttaatgcttctgaactgtggacTTAAACATGTTTACAGTGGGGGActttcctgtggtccagtggctaagactctacattcccaatgcagggggcctgggttcaatcccagggaactagatccctcatgccatgaCTAAAGATAAAACATACTGCaagtaagacccagtgcagtcaaaaaagtatcttttaaagaagagacaaaaaaataaaaaataaagaagagacaGACTACAGAGCTTtctctcttaaaaagaaaaaataaagttacagtGTCAATTTCATGTTATGTATTCTACCAGTTttagaaattggaaaaaataaatcagagtctttcattttaaaaactcccTTATGGTTTCCCAGCCCCTGAGAATAAAACCCACCCTCCTTACGacagcccacagggtcctgcCTGGTCTGGAACCTTCTGTCCTCTCTGAATCCTTTTCaacccctctttctttcttcacgGATCACCCTGACGTCTTTGTGTGTGTTGCATCCATTTTTGCTAAGATCCCAATGCGTGCCTGGCACTGCAGAGAGTGAAGACAACAGCAGTGAAACCTGACAAGATCCTGCTTTCACAGAGCTGCTGCTCTAGTCAGGGAGGGATGAACAACAGCAAACAGACTATATCGTGTactgtgaaaaataacaaaagcaagGTAAGAGCAATCAGGGCaggcctcttggaggaggtgacatttggatTGAGGCCCAGAGGAGGACGAGCTGGGGAAGCAggtgttccaggcagagagagcagCAAGTACACTGCCCCTTGGTCaggaaagagcctggtgggctctagctCAGTCAGGTCAGTGGAGCTGGAGAAAAGTGAGTGGGGACAAGTGGTAGGGGATGAGGGTAGGCAAATCAGTGCTTTCTTAGGCCACAGGGAAGAGTCCAACTATTACTCTTACTGGGAAGCCACAGTAAGAgggcttttctaaaaaaaattattatttttgctgtGCTGGAATATTTCTACATCATTGCTACCCGGCCTCTGggtactcttcattgtggtgtgcaggcttctcattgtggtggcttctcttcttgcagagcatgggctctaggccacgtgggtttcagtagttgcggctcccaggctctagagcacaggctcaatagttgtggcacatgggcttagctgctctgaggcatgtggcatctttccgacccaggtgtctcctgcatcggcagatgaattcttcaccactgagccaccagggaagcacacagTGTATAGTGTAGACTCCATAAATTGTAGAGTGAGTGATTACAGGGGTCTCACTGGATTAAACCCTATGCATGGTTAGGAGGACCCATGAGATTATAGACCCCACCCTCCAGCATCTCAAAGGCTCGCTAGAAGGAAAGAGATGTCAGCCCTGGATCCCTTACCCAGAGGAAGGTCAAGGAAGACTTCTCAGAGGGATGTGGCAGCTCAGCTGCCAGAGACAGAAGACCAGGGGTTATGCCGCATATGGAGGCTCCGGAGACTTGCAAGACACGAACAGCGATTTTTCTATTTGACGAGAGACTCTCCGAGGCAGAAACTGTCTGATACCTCCTGGTGATTCGAATTCTAACAGCAACGTTCAAGAAACCATTCTCTTTGAGAGGGTAGACACCATCTGGCAAGCTCCACGCAACGCGGCGGGTTTCCAGCAGGCGGCAGTAAAAGTAAAAATCATTCTTCGGCGGCTGGGAACACATGGAATACAAATAATGGCTCCTCGCGGCTTCCGTGTTACGGACTGTACAAGACAAGATGGCCGCGCCCTGGATTCCGGGCGCGGCAGGTCATGTGATTATACAACTTCCGGCCCTCCCAGGTTTTCCCCAGGCCTTAAGAGTCTCCTACAGAAGTGCGTGCCGGGGCCTAGCGCAGTTCGAGGCCGCCAGGGGGCTGGCTTGGGGCGGCTCTGATTTGAGAGTGCAGCTGCAGGACCATGGAGGGTTCCCGGGAGAGGGAGGTGCCTGCGGCGGCGCTGGCCGCCGTGCTGAAGCACAGTTCGGCACTGCCGTCCGAGAGCGCGCAGGTCCGGGGCTACGACTTCAACCGCGGCGTGGACTATCGCGCGCTGCTAGAGGCGTTCAGCACCACTGGTTTCCAAGCCACCAACTTCGGGCGCGCGGTACAGCAAGTCAACGCCATGGTGAGGCCTGGGTGAGACTTCCTGGGTTGGAGGGGCGTGGCCTCCGTAGCACTCTGCGGCAGCTGGGGGCGGGACTTCTCTGGGAGTACTTCGTCCAATAGTGGGAGAGAGTATGGGGCCCGGGAGTTTTGGGGCTGGGGAGTGGTTCGGACTGTTTCTGGGGCGGGAGAGCGGGCGTTATAGGCAACGGGTGAAACTATTATGGAAGGGACGGAGCCTGGGCTAGAGAGTGCATTTGAGGGAGGAATTGGAGGAGGACCGTTAGACCTGGCCGGACCTGAGCTTGGGTTTGCTTTTTCCGGTGGGGAGAGGAGTCGGGCCTGAAAAAGTGATGCTCTCGGATTCCTGAAAAGGGGCAAAGCCTAAGCATGTGACCTGAGACTTGGGCTGTGAACAGGGCGGAGCCTACACCGAGGTGTCCCTTCCCCTGTTCCAGGTAGAAGTGGTTCCCTGTCCCTGAGTGGGCAGAGCCTGGGCGGGGAGTCTGACGCCGAAACCCACCGGGGGTCCTTGGGGTGGAATTTGGGGCCAGAGGTTAACTCGACCCTGCCCTTACCTAGATAGAGAAGAAACTCGAGCCGCTATCTGAGGATGAAGACCAACATGCAGACCTGACCCAGAGCCGACGCCCACTCACCGGCTGCACCATTTTCCTGGGCTACACGTCCAACCTCATCAGTTCAGGCATCCGTGAGACTATCCGTTACCTCGTGCAGCACAACATGGTGGGACCTGGTGGGGGTGTGGCCTTGGGCTCTCTGGGTCAATAAGATTACTGGTCATTTAAGTGAGATAGGGAGATGTGGGTCAGTTTTGTTTTGCAGCAGAGCTCCCCACAGGGGTCACTGGATGAGGGTTGGTTCTGCTTGGGATAACCTCACTGCCTTGTGGCTGCAGGTGGACGTCTTGGTGACCACAGCTGGGGGTGTGGAGGAGGATTTCATCAAGTGCTTGGCGCCCACATACCTGGGCGAGTTCAGCCTCAGGGGGAAGGAGCTTCGTGAGAATGGGATCaacaggtgggtgggtgggggctgaGTGGTGCTGGGTAAGGGAGGCAGACTGAGGGTCCTGGGCCCTGATGTCCATACACCTTCTGTCCCCAGGATTGGAAACCTGCTGGTGCCCAATGACAACTACTGCAAGTTTGAGGACTGGTTGATGCCCATTCTGGACCAGATGGTGCTGGAGCAGAACACAGAGGTGAAGCTGGAGCaacctggggctgggggcagggcagggggatgGGTTTGCTGATGGCATGGTGGGTATCAGGGGAGGCGCCACTGCCTGAAGCCAATGTCTCCATCCTCCTAGGGTGTGAAGTGGACACCTTCCAAGATGATCGCCCGGCTTGGCAAGGAGATAAATAACCCAGAGTCCGTGTATTACTGGGCCCAGAAGGTGAGGGACTGGCGGGGGCAAAGATGCCAGGCTTTGGCATGTGTTGCTTTTCACAGCCACCTGGATAGTTGGTACTAGTCTCCTCATCCCTGCTTCTACATAAGGAGCCTCAGAAACAGAGCAGTTAGGCAGTTTGTCTTAAGTCCCACAGCTATTGACTGTGGATCTGGTATTCTGGCTCTACTCCTAGACTGCTGGGAAGTAGTTGGGCAATACTTAGCAGCTCCCACGGGGCCTGTTGGAGGGTCTCATGCTCCTCAGAGGCTCTGGGGTCCAGCAATCAGAAAAACAAGAACTACCATTCTTCATGTGCCAGGGCCAAGTGAAGTTAAGCACCCTGCCTAGAATCAGGCAGAGGAGGAAACGCCTGCAGGCTGCCCCTACAGGGCTTAGATCCAGCCGCCCTCCTGTCTTGCTCTTTCCTAGAACCACATTCCCGTGTTGAGCCCGGCACTCACAGATGGCTCGCTGGGTGACATGATCTTCTTCCACTCCTATAAGAACCCAGGTCTGGTCTTGGACATTGTTGAGGGTAAGATGTTAAGGCCCCAGAGGAGCAAGGGAGGAGGGCTGCTCGGGCCTGCGGTGGCCTGACTCAGCCCTCTCCCCCAGACCTCAGGCTCATCAACACACAGGCCATCTTTGCCAAGCGCACGGGGATGATCATCCTGGGTGGAGGCATGGTCAAGCACCACATCGCCAATGCCAACCTCATGGTGAGCAGGGATGCAGGCTGTGTGGTCCCTGGTCGGGGGTGGTACTTGTGTCTGCTGTGCAGACAGGCCTGTGTACTAGGACCATGCCATGTGCTGAGAAACAGTTGTGGACTAGACAGGCCAAGATGCCTGCCCTCCTGGAACTGATGCTCTAGTGGGGGAGATGAACAGCAAACCAGTGACAAGGTGACATGTATATCAGTTGGCAGTATTGGCTACAAAGAAAGACCAGGGATGACGACAAGAGGGCAGGAGAAAGGCATGCTATTCAGAGAAGGGGAAGCTTCCTGGGAAGTGTGACCTGTGAGCAGAGGTTTTTCAGGGGTTGCTCCCCATGAACCATGTGGTTATCTTAGGGGATGGGTGTGAGATGAGTTCCTGGCAGAGGGACTGGCCAATGCAAAGGTTCTGAGGTGCCTGATGTAAGCACATCTTGGAGGCCAGTGAAGGGGAGAGTGAGAGGAGGTGAGGTCAGAGGTGACAGGTGCAAAGTGCAAGGCCTTGAGGGCCACTCGGGCGCTCACAGACTCCCTCTAGCTGCTGTGGGGGGAACAGACagtgggactggggtggggaccATAGAGAGGGAAGAGGTGCAGAGGTCTTCTCCGGCAGATGTGGGTGGGCTCTTGCTACCTAGGACGTGAGTCTGGAGCAATGCTGCCACTGCCCAGCATCCCATGACACCCCCACTTGGCCCAGGTTTTGACACGAAGCTCTTCTCTTGGAGTCAAGGCCACCAAGGGCTTCCTGTATCTGGGACACATCCCTCTGCCTTTAGCTACAGTGCCCTGCCCTGAAGTCTGAATCTGGCTGACCAGCCCATTCTGTCCCTCCCCACAGCGGAATGGCGCTGACTATGCCGTCTACATCAACACTGCCCAGGAGTTTGATGGCTCTGACTCAGGCGCCCGGCCAGATGAAGCTGTCTCATGGGGCAAGATCCGGATGGATGCACAGCCTGTCAAGGTGAGGGTTGGCCAGCCagctggagcacaggctctcctAGGCTGCAGCTGTGGATCCCCTGGCTCACCTGGGTCCCCTCCATAGGTCTATGCTGATGCCTCCTTGGTCTTCCCGCTGCTTGTGGCTGAAACCTTTGCCCAGAAGGTAGATGCCTTCACGCCCGAGAAGAATGAGGACTGAACACTGGATGGTGCAGCCCCAGGGAAGCCTCGCCCCCTCCTCTATTTATTAGTTTGCAGACTCAGCCCCTCCCCACTCCTTGGTCAGCAGCATGTCTAGAATAAATGATCCCAATGATCCTCCTTAGGCTGTGTCTCTGTCCTTGGCAGTGGGTCCCCTGGCTTCAGCTTGGGGCACCTTCAGCCTCGTAGGTCTCTTCCCGCCAGCACTGGATGCTGCCCCCCATGGCGGTCAGCAGGCAGGGCTCCGTGGGGTGGTAGGCCAGTGATTGCACCACACCAGGACCTACAGGCAGGGCCAGCGCCAGGGCACCCTGTGGAGTGCGGGGGTTGGCAGTGGTCATCAGGGTGTCCCCCTCCTCTTGGACGCCTCTCCCCTGGTTTCCATTATAATGCCTCTAATTGCTTCCCAGACATTGCAAACTTAATCCGTCCCACATTGAGCCCGCCAGTCAGTTGTCCTTCCAGGTGCTCAGGTCAAACACCTTGGATCTCCCTCTTACATCTCAAATCCTTTTGTAAGTAAATCCTCTTGGCTCTGCCTTTAGACTGTGCCCAGAGATTGCCATCTGGGCTCCACCAGCCCACCTGACAGCCTCAGTGCTCACTCCTTTTATTACCCTGCAGTCATGGCCTCAACGTATCGGGTTCCTCTCTCCATCTGCAAAATGTCCTTTCATGTGCCCTCCCCTTCATGTGCCAGTCCTGGACCCTCGAGAAGTAGGCAAAACGTTGGTGCCTCCTTAGTTCCCAAAAGGAGAGCTGGCTCCTCAACTCTTCAGGGCCCTCCAGTTCCTTCATCCTCTTAGGGGCTTACTTCTGTGGCCAAGCCCCAGCCCTGACCTCATGAAGCCTGGCTGGTCAGTTCCCATTCTGACGCCCCCACCAGGCTGAGACACATTAGGACAGAGCTTACAGGGCGGGAAACCATGGGGATGCTCAGATGTGGCTCAGATTTCCTGAACGACTACAGCCCCATCTCACCTGGGGTGAGATGCCTCCATCAGCCGCCTCCCCGAGGGTCAATCCCAGCGGCCCTGCCTGACCGGGATCCCGCTGCCACCACTGCCATCCACAGCCCTTCCATTTCCTGACCGATGCATGGGCGCCACACCGTGCCCTTTGCCAGGACTGCCCTTCtagcctccccccgccccccctttTCAGGCCTGAGAGTGACTCAGCGAAGGACAGGGCAGGCACCCCGgcgtggagtgggggtggggaggctcaCTTCCACCAGGTCCCAGAAGAACACCTTCCCGTCCTCAGAGCAGCTGACCACATGCGTGTCGCGCTCGCTCAGGCAGCAGTCCAGCTTATACTCCTTATTCTTATGGCCCGTGTACCTGGGGGTGAGTGGAGTCAGAGTGGGGGTTGGGGCGGGCtttactgggggtgggggaggggccccACGACTCTGAGGACTCACTCGCCCAGCAGCTCCCCTGTGTCCTTGTCCAGAAGCCGCAAGGTGGAGTCTAGGCTGGACACCAGGGTGCACTGGCCATCCCGGCTGAAGCAGATGCAGGTGAtggggcctggggggaggggagggcaggcatGTCAGGCTGGGGTCCCCTGGACTGTCCCCACCTTCCCTGCCCGCCCCCCAGCACCAGCCACACTCACTGCCCACGTAGTCTGAGAAGAGCTGCCCCATCCTCAGGTCATAGCGCCTCACCCGGCCGTCTACGGAACTGCAAGACAGGGTGGCTGCAGCTGAAGCACCGCAGGGGCCGGTAGCTCCAGGGCTCCAGCTTTGGTGTCCCTGTAGCCTCTTCACCTGGCCAGGGCCCTGAGGGCAAGGCTGGCACCTATCCTTCCCAGTACCCTTCACTGTCACCTCATGTTTAGGATCGGCCACGGAAAACATACACTGAAGTGAATTCAAGAGTGaaattctgggacttcccaggtgatccagtggctaagactctgagctctcaatgcagggcgcctgggttcaatctctggtcagggaactagatccaacatgctgcaactaagacccaatgcagccaaataagtaaatttaaaataaatatattaaaaaaaaaagtgaaattctaaGACAGTAGCTTTAAGACTCAGACCTAAGGGCCAATCAAGTCCTAttccatctgtttctgctttctacTGAGCTCCTTCTCTGGGTCAGACCCTGTGCGGAGACTTGGCACACAGCTGCTCCCAAGCCAGGAGCACTTGCTGCCAACGTGGAACCTCGTTGACTGAGGGGCATCAGCTCCCTGAGGAGGTGACACTGGAATTGAGATTTGAGGCTGAGAAAGGAGCCAACCATGTTCAGTTCAAGGGGGGGATATGTGGGAACTGGGTGGGCTGACAGGCCAAGCAGTCCAAACACCCCCAGTGGTGGGATCAGCACTCCCTCAGGTTGTGGCAACACTTGGGCAGCCCtgcatgggaatttttttttttaattgttgtctGCAGCTAGATTGTCAAATCTATGTAGGCAGGggttttccttgtttttctatcttgttccctgCTA from Dama dama isolate Ldn47 chromosome 9, ASM3311817v1, whole genome shotgun sequence carries:
- the DHPS gene encoding deoxyhypusine synthase; amino-acid sequence: MEGSREREVPAAALAAVLKHSSALPSESAQVRGYDFNRGVDYRALLEAFSTTGFQATNFGRAVQQVNAMIEKKLEPLSEDEDQHADLTQSRRPLTGCTIFLGYTSNLISSGIRETIRYLVQHNMVDVLVTTAGGVEEDFIKCLAPTYLGEFSLRGKELRENGINRIGNLLVPNDNYCKFEDWLMPILDQMVLEQNTEGVKWTPSKMIARLGKEINNPESVYYWAQKNHIPVLSPALTDGSLGDMIFFHSYKNPGLVLDIVEDLRLINTQAIFAKRTGMIILGGGMVKHHIANANLMRNGADYAVYINTAQEFDGSDSGARPDEAVSWGKIRMDAQPVKVYADASLVFPLLVAETFAQKVDAFTPEKNED